A portion of the Paenibacillus marchantiae genome contains these proteins:
- a CDS encoding TetR/AcrR family transcriptional regulator, translating to MARSKEFEVNEVLDKAIQLFWSQGYEKTSMQDLVGFMGIHRRSIYDTFGDKHALFMKALERYETKQTNKMSFLIDTQKPIKEIIRALFESTIRNEGQPLGCFLVNSGVELGVLDPEVASLVNESYLRTEEFLRNLVLEGQQKGEIKADIDPVVISHYLMNAWVGIRTLVKTTTDQQKLTNIMDMTLSVLD from the coding sequence ATGGCAAGATCCAAAGAATTTGAAGTTAATGAAGTATTAGATAAAGCCATACAATTGTTCTGGTCCCAAGGATATGAGAAAACTTCAATGCAGGATTTGGTTGGATTTATGGGCATTCACCGCAGAAGTATCTATGATACATTTGGGGATAAGCATGCTCTCTTTATGAAAGCTCTTGAACGATATGAAACGAAGCAGACCAACAAAATGAGCTTTCTGATTGATACACAAAAACCAATCAAAGAGATCATTCGAGCATTGTTTGAGTCAACAATAAGAAATGAAGGACAACCTTTAGGGTGTTTTCTTGTAAACTCAGGCGTAGAACTGGGCGTATTGGATCCTGAAGTTGCATCTTTGGTTAATGAGAGTTACTTGCGAACAGAGGAATTCTTGAGAAACCTTGTTCTGGAAGGCCAGCAAAAGGGTGAAATCAAGGCTGACATTGATCCTGTAGTTATTTCTCATTATTTGATGAATGCATGGGTGGGCATACGTACGTTGGTTAAGACCACTACGGATCAGCAAAAATTAACAAATATTATGGATATGACATTATCCGTTTTAGATTGA
- a CDS encoding ABC transporter permease subunit, giving the protein MTTLQENQPAKSGFRLTNLTQKLGPLLGLIILIIIVSVLNPSFLEPLNILNLLRQVSINALIAFGMTFVILTGGIDLSVGSILALSSAFVANMMLSGLDPILSIIIGVALGGVMGMVNGLMITKGKMAPFIATLATMTVFRGLTLVYTNGNPITGLGDSLLFQLFGRGYMLGIPVPAITMLITFVILWTILHKTSFGRKTYALGGNEKASIISGIKVHRVKIMIYSLVGMLSALAGAILTSRLNSAQPTAGTSYELDAIAAVVLGGTSLSGGRGRIVGTLIGVLIIGVLNNGLNLLGVNSFYQMVVKGVVIAIAVLLDRKKTA; this is encoded by the coding sequence ATGACAACTTTGCAGGAAAACCAACCCGCCAAAAGCGGTTTCCGCTTGACGAATCTAACACAGAAATTAGGTCCGTTGCTTGGACTGATCATTCTGATTATCATCGTATCGGTATTAAATCCAAGCTTTTTGGAACCGCTTAACATATTAAATCTATTGCGTCAGGTTTCGATTAACGCGCTGATTGCCTTTGGCATGACATTTGTCATTCTGACAGGCGGCATCGACTTGTCGGTGGGCTCCATTCTGGCTTTATCTAGCGCCTTTGTAGCCAATATGATGCTATCTGGCCTGGATCCGATTCTGTCGATCATTATCGGGGTTGCGCTCGGCGGTGTCATGGGTATGGTGAACGGACTCATGATAACAAAAGGCAAGATGGCTCCATTTATTGCTACATTGGCGACGATGACGGTGTTCCGTGGATTGACGCTGGTATATACGAACGGTAATCCGATTACCGGATTGGGCGATAGCCTGCTGTTCCAACTGTTCGGTCGTGGTTATATGCTAGGCATACCGGTTCCAGCAATCACAATGCTCATTACTTTCGTAATTCTGTGGACGATTTTGCACAAAACTTCTTTCGGCCGTAAAACGTACGCGCTTGGTGGCAATGAGAAAGCGTCTATTATCTCAGGTATTAAAGTGCATCGTGTGAAAATCATGATTTACTCCCTGGTAGGTATGCTGTCAGCGCTGGCAGGCGCGATCCTGACTTCCCGTCTGAATTCTGCGCAGCCAACGGCAGGTACTTCATATGAACTGGACGCCATTGCAGCTGTTGTTCTGGGTGGAACAAGCCTATCAGGTGGTAGAGGACGGATCGTCGGTACATTGATTGGGGTCCTGATTATCGGCGTGTTGAACAATGGTTTGAACCTGCTCGGAGTGAACTCGTTTTATCAAATGGTTGTAAAAGGTGTCGTTATTGCCATCGCTGTCCTGCTGGACCGCAAGAAAACGGCTTAA
- the rbsB gene encoding ribose ABC transporter substrate-binding protein RbsB encodes MKKLTILLVSVMMIVLAGCSLEPPGWAKPDSAGSNGQKKIGLSVSTLNNPFFVSLKDGVVAEAKKQGIQVIVVDAQNDSAKQTNDVDDLIQQGVDALLINPADSAAISTAVQSANSVGIPVITLDRSADKGDVAALVASDNVKGGQMAAEYFVKQLGEGAKVIELEGVPGASATRERGKGFHEIADQKLNVVAKQSADFDRSKGLNVMENLLQGNPDVQAVFAHNDEMALGAIEAIQSSGKDIPVIGFDGNDDAIKSIKDGKLTATVAQQPVLIGQLAVQAALDVLGGKQVEKSIPAELKLLTKENAND; translated from the coding sequence ATGAAAAAACTAACCATATTGCTTGTAAGCGTAATGATGATCGTTCTTGCAGGATGCTCTTTGGAGCCTCCGGGTTGGGCTAAGCCCGACTCTGCCGGAAGCAATGGACAGAAAAAAATCGGCCTGTCAGTTTCTACGTTGAATAATCCCTTCTTTGTTTCCCTCAAGGACGGAGTCGTTGCAGAAGCCAAAAAACAAGGAATTCAGGTCATCGTGGTTGATGCTCAAAATGATTCAGCCAAACAAACCAATGATGTGGACGACCTGATTCAACAGGGCGTGGATGCTCTGCTGATTAACCCTGCGGATTCGGCGGCAATCTCAACGGCTGTTCAATCGGCCAATAGCGTGGGTATTCCAGTAATTACATTGGACCGTTCCGCAGACAAAGGCGACGTGGCAGCATTGGTCGCATCCGATAACGTCAAAGGTGGACAAATGGCGGCGGAATATTTCGTAAAACAGCTTGGCGAGGGAGCAAAAGTGATTGAACTTGAGGGTGTACCCGGAGCTTCCGCAACAAGAGAGCGGGGGAAAGGTTTCCACGAGATTGCTGACCAAAAACTTAATGTGGTTGCGAAGCAATCTGCCGATTTTGATCGCTCCAAAGGTTTGAATGTAATGGAGAATCTGCTGCAGGGCAATCCTGACGTGCAGGCTGTATTTGCCCATAATGACGAGATGGCATTGGGGGCGATCGAAGCGATCCAAAGTTCTGGTAAAGACATTCCCGTGATTGGATTTGACGGCAATGATGATGCGATCAAATCCATTAAGGACGGAAAGTTGACAGCAACAGTAGCTCAGCAGCCAGTACTGATTGGCCAGCTGGCGGTGCAAGCTGCTCTGGATGTACTGGGCGGCAAGCAGGTAGAAAAATCAATCCCTGCTGAATTGAAGCTGTTGACCAAGGAAAACGCAAACGATTAA
- a CDS encoding MaoC family dehydratase — MKFNEYVIGETYRTESIQLSKKDIIDFAKIYDPQYMHIDEAKAKEGRFGSLIASGMQTMSTSFKLWVELGIYGEDVIAGTGMNNIKFIKPVFPDDEINVLSEVIELAPRRSRGGIVTVLLTTFNQNNEKVFQAELSALISN; from the coding sequence TTGAAATTTAACGAGTATGTTATAGGCGAGACCTATAGAACAGAGTCTATTCAATTGTCAAAGAAAGATATTATTGATTTTGCAAAAATATATGACCCTCAATATATGCATATAGATGAGGCAAAAGCCAAAGAAGGACGCTTCGGCAGCCTCATTGCTTCGGGTATGCAGACGATGAGCACGTCCTTCAAACTTTGGGTGGAACTCGGGATATATGGAGAAGATGTTATCGCAGGAACCGGCATGAATAACATAAAGTTTATCAAACCTGTGTTTCCAGATGATGAAATCAATGTTCTATCCGAAGTGATTGAATTGGCTCCAAGAAGAAGCAGGGGTGGAATTGTTACCGTGCTGCTCACTACTTTTAATCAAAATAATGAGAAGGTTTTTCAGGCAGAATTAAGTGCTCTGATTAGCAACTGA
- the rbsD gene encoding D-ribose pyranase encodes MKKLGILNSHISKVLSDLGHTDMIVIADAGLPVPEGVPKIDLSLKLGTPSFQEIVELIADDMVVEKVILATEIKAGNPEAMQFITEKFGDEAIDVSINHEQFKALTRNAKVVIRTGEATPYANCILQSGVIFG; translated from the coding sequence ATGAAGAAGCTGGGAATATTGAACAGTCACATTTCGAAGGTGTTGTCTGATTTGGGTCACACGGACATGATTGTCATCGCGGATGCTGGCCTTCCGGTTCCAGAAGGGGTCCCCAAAATCGATTTGTCCTTGAAACTGGGAACACCGAGTTTTCAAGAGATCGTGGAGCTTATTGCGGACGATATGGTCGTTGAGAAAGTGATTTTGGCAACAGAAATCAAGGCAGGGAATCCAGAAGCTATGCAGTTTATTACCGAGAAATTTGGCGATGAAGCCATTGACGTTTCCATTAATCATGAACAATTCAAGGCGTTGACCCGGAATGCCAAAGTGGTCATTCGTACGGGCGAAGCTACGCCGTATGCCAATTGCATTTTACAATCGGGCGTCATTTTCGGTTAA
- a CDS encoding extracellular solute-binding protein, whose protein sequence is MLIWKWLRQTGLFGLAIILFLVVMIFSFIFWEDPTTPSQLLKKENTSVRPAPSFIGGKYESPVVLTTVGHLYPDIEFKNGEDLQNNVLSRLFEDKLGIKVNYLWTTTGDEDVYINKLNTLIATGQSLPDIVTFKGGQNMYPLLRSGAFRDVGELFEQYASPTWKAAMAQAPESWERYMINGKKMAIPILDGKMNSNEVLYIRQDWLDKLGLKAPTTLEEMESVMDAFVHLDPDGNGKDDTYGLSISLKNSFFTWMSDAGFVFGAYGEMPDIWSTDPDGMLSYGSVQPSVRQGLTTLKRWMERGYIPKDAEILDEVQATESWKLGKTGMIVAPLWAAGWPLGNVTANVPDARFEAYPIPVGPSGLSGTRGTPPEYGAIAINADMANPEIFFNYMNFVYDNFIDPPAGSPYRWGIAEGYDYGYEDGKVTFLESQVPGGFADPQKYLLSLSLPSVPNLLSESIARINSGVSDQTSYDIKNKLLRTPQELKGWQIVESNPSVYKTDAFTGAPTPTMEKIGDALDELLHDAMLKIVYGQEPLSSFDLVVARWHKLGGDKITEEVNNWYKSLEKINQ, encoded by the coding sequence ATGTTAATCTGGAAATGGTTGAGGCAGACAGGTCTGTTTGGCCTCGCGATCATCTTGTTTCTAGTCGTTATGATTTTCTCGTTTATCTTTTGGGAAGATCCAACGACACCCTCCCAACTACTGAAGAAAGAAAACACTTCTGTCAGGCCTGCCCCTTCGTTCATCGGTGGAAAATATGAGTCTCCCGTCGTCTTGACGACCGTTGGGCATCTGTACCCGGACATCGAGTTCAAAAACGGTGAGGATCTGCAAAACAACGTACTGAGCCGACTGTTTGAGGACAAGCTTGGCATCAAGGTCAATTACCTCTGGACGACGACTGGTGATGAGGATGTCTACATCAATAAACTGAACACCTTGATCGCGACCGGTCAGTCCCTTCCCGACATCGTCACATTCAAGGGTGGACAAAATATGTATCCGCTGCTGCGCTCCGGTGCCTTCAGGGACGTAGGAGAGTTGTTCGAGCAGTATGCCTCACCCACGTGGAAGGCAGCCATGGCGCAGGCACCCGAGTCGTGGGAGCGGTACATGATCAACGGCAAAAAAATGGCGATACCAATCCTCGACGGCAAGATGAATTCGAACGAGGTATTGTACATTCGTCAGGATTGGCTTGATAAGCTTGGTCTGAAGGCGCCCACCACCCTCGAAGAGATGGAGTCCGTCATGGATGCGTTCGTTCATCTAGACCCGGACGGCAATGGTAAAGACGACACCTATGGACTTAGCATCAGCTTGAAAAATTCGTTTTTCACCTGGATGTCGGATGCGGGATTTGTATTTGGGGCTTATGGGGAGATGCCGGATATCTGGAGCACAGACCCGGACGGGATGCTGTCTTACGGTTCGGTCCAACCAAGTGTTCGGCAAGGTCTAACGACGTTAAAACGCTGGATGGAGCGAGGCTACATACCAAAGGATGCTGAGATTCTCGATGAGGTCCAAGCGACGGAATCATGGAAGCTTGGCAAGACAGGCATGATTGTGGCGCCGCTGTGGGCGGCCGGATGGCCGCTAGGGAACGTAACTGCGAACGTACCGGACGCCCGGTTCGAGGCATACCCGATCCCCGTCGGACCGAGCGGTTTATCCGGTACGCGTGGCACGCCGCCAGAGTATGGCGCAATTGCTATCAATGCAGATATGGCGAATCCTGAGATTTTTTTCAACTATATGAACTTTGTTTATGACAACTTCATTGATCCTCCTGCTGGCTCACCGTATCGCTGGGGTATCGCTGAAGGCTACGACTACGGCTATGAGGATGGCAAGGTGACATTTCTGGAAAGCCAGGTTCCGGGCGGTTTTGCAGACCCCCAGAAGTATCTCTTAAGCCTGTCTCTCCCCTCTGTCCCTAACCTGCTCAGTGAATCGATTGCTCGCATCAACAGCGGTGTATCCGATCAGACCTCATATGACATCAAAAACAAGCTGCTCCGTACACCTCAAGAGCTGAAGGGCTGGCAAATCGTTGAAAGCAATCCCTCCGTCTACAAGACAGATGCCTTCACAGGTGCACCTACGCCTACGATGGAAAAGATCGGTGACGCCCTTGACGAGTTACTGCATGACGCGATGCTCAAAATCGTATACGGGCAGGAGCCGTTGTCAAGCTTCGATCTCGTCGTCGCTAGATGGCACAAGCTAGGTGGCGATAAGATCACTGAAGAGGTGAACAACTGGTACAAATCGCTGGAAAAAATCAATCAATAA
- a CDS encoding sugar ABC transporter ATP-binding protein codes for MHIQMQDIYKAFGTNQVLSGVDFELKEGEVHALMGENGAGKSTLMNILIGLHGRDQGTISIDGKETYFANPKEAEKMGLAFIHQELNVWPEMTVLDNLFIGKEITSSFGLLNSRQMKALATKQFAKLSVQIPLDRPAGECSVGQQQMIEIAKALMTDAKVIIMDEPTAALTEREIQKLFGVITSLKENGVSIVYISHRMEEIFTICDRITIMRDGKTVDTKAIPETSFDEVVRKMVGRELTERYPARNPSYGEVVLEVRNASSKGLFQNINFTVRAGEILGFSGLMGSGRTEIMRSIFGLEPLDGGEIMIRGKKAHIRKPADAVKHGIGFITEDRKDEGLVLDFSIRENMALPNLFSFSSKGFISTQKEQEFVDTLIKRLQIKTQSSETAVRNLSGGNQQKVVIAKWVGIGPSVLILDEPTRGVDVGAKREIYQLMNELTDRGVAIIMVSSELPEVLGMSDRIAVVHEGRISGELAKEEATQENIMTLATGGQ; via the coding sequence ATGCATATTCAGATGCAAGACATATATAAAGCTTTTGGCACCAACCAAGTGCTAAGCGGGGTGGATTTCGAACTAAAGGAAGGCGAGGTTCATGCCCTGATGGGAGAGAACGGGGCTGGAAAATCCACGCTAATGAACATTTTGATCGGTCTTCATGGGCGGGATCAGGGAACCATCTCCATTGACGGCAAAGAAACCTATTTTGCCAATCCGAAGGAAGCTGAGAAGATGGGGCTTGCTTTTATCCACCAAGAGTTAAACGTTTGGCCGGAAATGACGGTGCTTGATAATCTCTTCATAGGTAAGGAAATAACTTCGTCTTTTGGATTGCTGAATTCAAGACAAATGAAAGCGCTTGCCACTAAGCAGTTTGCCAAGCTTTCCGTACAGATTCCGCTGGATCGTCCTGCCGGGGAATGTTCTGTCGGTCAGCAGCAAATGATTGAAATTGCCAAAGCACTGATGACCGACGCCAAAGTAATCATCATGGATGAGCCCACGGCGGCGCTTACGGAGCGGGAGATTCAGAAGTTGTTCGGCGTAATCACTTCGCTTAAGGAAAATGGCGTTTCCATCGTATATATCTCGCACCGGATGGAGGAGATTTTCACCATTTGCGACCGGATTACGATCATGCGTGACGGTAAAACGGTAGATACCAAGGCGATCCCGGAGACCAGTTTTGACGAAGTTGTGCGGAAGATGGTCGGACGGGAACTTACGGAACGATATCCGGCACGCAATCCTTCGTATGGTGAAGTGGTCCTGGAAGTAAGGAACGCAAGCAGCAAAGGATTGTTCCAAAATATCAACTTTACGGTGAGAGCAGGCGAGATCCTCGGGTTCTCCGGGCTGATGGGTTCGGGACGGACAGAGATCATGCGGTCGATTTTCGGTTTGGAGCCTCTGGACGGTGGCGAAATTATGATTCGAGGCAAAAAGGCTCATATTCGGAAGCCTGCCGACGCGGTTAAACATGGAATTGGATTTATTACCGAAGACCGGAAGGATGAAGGTTTGGTATTAGATTTCTCCATTCGTGAGAATATGGCCTTACCTAATCTGTTCAGCTTCTCAAGTAAGGGGTTCATCTCGACCCAGAAAGAACAGGAATTCGTCGATACGCTCATCAAACGTTTGCAAATTAAGACACAATCATCCGAAACAGCGGTACGAAACCTGTCAGGGGGCAACCAACAGAAGGTGGTTATCGCCAAATGGGTCGGCATTGGCCCAAGTGTGCTCATCCTGGATGAGCCGACACGCGGTGTGGATGTTGGAGCCAAGCGAGAGATTTATCAGTTGATGAACGAGCTGACTGACCGCGGAGTTGCCATCATTATGGTATCTTCCGAACTGCCTGAAGTGCTTGGCATGAGCGATCGAATCGCGGTTGTGCATGAGGGACGCATTAGTGGTGAACTGGCAAAAGAAGAGGCAACACAGGAAAACATTATGACATTGGCTACAGGGGGACAATGA
- the rbsK gene encoding ribokinase, producing the protein MAKICVIGSSSMDLVVTSARRPGAGETVLGDSFKTVPGGKGANQAVAAARLGADVSMIGRVGDDAFGTAILNNFKANGVNTQNVKPVTHMESGTAHIVLAEGDNSIVVVEAANREVTPAYVDEAAEVIQRADIVLIQQEIPEETVVRVSEICAQSGTPLLLNPAPARKVPDEVIDKAAYITPNEHEAEILFQGMTPAEALRKYPNKLFITEGSNGVRYFDGEQEIVVPTYKVEPVDTTGAGDTFNAAFAVALAEGKPLQDSIRFANRAASLSVTKFGAQGGMPTRGEVEESLK; encoded by the coding sequence ATGGCTAAAATATGCGTAATTGGCAGCAGCTCCATGGATTTAGTTGTTACTTCTGCAAGGCGGCCGGGGGCGGGTGAAACCGTCCTTGGCGACAGCTTCAAAACAGTTCCTGGCGGCAAAGGAGCAAATCAGGCAGTTGCTGCCGCAAGGCTGGGGGCCGATGTTTCCATGATCGGCCGGGTGGGTGATGATGCTTTTGGTACAGCCATTTTAAATAATTTCAAAGCAAATGGTGTAAATACGCAGAATGTGAAACCGGTTACACATATGGAGAGCGGTACGGCTCATATCGTGCTGGCTGAAGGTGATAATAGTATTGTGGTTGTTGAAGCGGCAAATCGAGAAGTTACACCGGCTTATGTCGATGAAGCGGCAGAAGTGATCCAACGTGCAGATATTGTACTGATTCAGCAGGAAATTCCGGAGGAAACCGTTGTTCGTGTCAGCGAGATTTGCGCCCAAAGCGGAACGCCCCTGTTGTTGAATCCTGCACCTGCAAGGAAAGTACCGGATGAGGTCATTGACAAAGCTGCTTATATCACGCCGAACGAGCATGAGGCCGAGATATTGTTTCAGGGCATGACTCCGGCAGAAGCGCTGCGCAAATATCCAAACAAATTGTTTATTACGGAGGGCAGCAACGGAGTTCGATATTTTGACGGCGAACAGGAAATCGTTGTACCTACTTATAAGGTGGAACCAGTGGATACAACCGGAGCGGGTGATACGTTTAACGCCGCATTTGCGGTGGCTTTGGCTGAAGGCAAACCGCTACAAGACAGCATTAGATTCGCCAACCGGGCTGCATCGCTATCCGTGACCAAGTTTGGGGCACAAGGAGGCATGCCGACACGGGGTGAAGTGGAGGAAAGCCTGAAATGA
- a CDS encoding SDR family NAD(P)-dependent oxidoreductase: MKYTVITGASSGIGYETALAFAARGKNLILVARRVDKLEELKSAIQNIDATVDVIVHTSDLSDTRQAYTLYNTLKKYQIETWINNAGLGEGSFVAEQNLEKVETMLRVNIESLTILSTLYVRDYADVEGTQLINVASALGYAIAVGSVAYSASKYYVSAFTEGLAKELEIKGAKLKAKVLAPAITETEFVKKSLDTEEFDYKANMSKYHTAKEMAGFMLDLYDNNEVVGIVDLNYNFNLRSPIYPIISELH, from the coding sequence ATGAAATATACTGTTATTACGGGTGCAAGTTCAGGGATTGGATATGAGACAGCATTGGCATTTGCTGCACGTGGCAAAAACTTAATCCTGGTCGCTAGAAGAGTGGACAAATTAGAAGAACTCAAATCAGCAATTCAGAATATTGATGCTACAGTAGATGTTATTGTTCATACAAGTGATCTTTCGGATACAAGACAGGCATACACACTTTATAACACGTTGAAGAAATACCAAATTGAGACTTGGATTAACAATGCGGGGCTCGGTGAAGGTTCTTTTGTAGCAGAACAGAATTTGGAGAAAGTTGAAACGATGCTGCGTGTGAACATTGAGTCCCTAACGATCCTTTCCACACTGTATGTGCGAGATTACGCAGATGTAGAGGGAACTCAGTTAATTAACGTTGCATCCGCACTTGGATATGCCATCGCTGTTGGGAGTGTTGCGTATTCGGCATCGAAATATTACGTGAGTGCCTTCACAGAAGGGCTTGCCAAAGAACTTGAAATAAAAGGGGCAAAATTAAAAGCAAAAGTACTGGCTCCAGCAATTACGGAAACGGAATTCGTGAAGAAATCATTAGACACAGAAGAATTTGATTACAAAGCAAACATGTCTAAATACCACACTGCCAAAGAAATGGCAGGCTTCATGTTAGATCTATATGATAACAACGAAGTCGTAGGGATTGTAGACCTGAACTACAATTTCAATCTGAGAAGCCCAATCTATCCCATCATTTCAGAGCTGCATTAA
- a CDS encoding LacI family DNA-binding transcriptional regulator codes for MTTIKDVAKFAGVSVATVSRVINERGYVHADTRKKVEEAVKQLNFSPNEVARSLYKRKSKLIGLLLPDIANPYFPQLARGVEDRMQEQDFRLIFGNSDEDEQKEKDYIQTFIQNNVVGVISSTNYPHSSIYENLKIPVVFLDRTPLDSPSVFADGREGGRLAAREIIKRGSRRITVMQGPAHIKPAQDRFEGAIESIRQAGLDYRVIQTTSFSFNDVGLWADELFSKYGDTDGVIASNDIAAMAVLHEALRIGKKVPEDMQIIGFDDIPMSSLLSPALSTIRQPAYEMGREAAGLLIKLVEQAPIENKHIQLPVSFIERGTTRKVNSDG; via the coding sequence ATGACAACAATAAAAGATGTAGCTAAATTCGCTGGCGTTTCAGTTGCCACTGTATCAAGGGTCATTAATGAAAGAGGTTATGTTCATGCGGACACTCGTAAGAAAGTGGAGGAGGCGGTCAAGCAGCTTAACTTCTCTCCCAATGAGGTGGCCCGCTCTTTATACAAGCGTAAGTCCAAATTGATTGGCCTGCTGTTACCCGATATTGCAAACCCTTACTTTCCGCAGCTTGCACGCGGCGTAGAGGACCGGATGCAGGAGCAGGATTTCAGATTGATTTTCGGAAATAGTGATGAGGATGAACAGAAGGAAAAGGATTACATCCAGACTTTTATCCAGAATAATGTAGTCGGCGTAATCTCTTCAACGAATTACCCTCATTCTTCAATATATGAGAACTTGAAAATTCCCGTGGTGTTTCTTGACAGAACACCTCTGGACAGTCCCTCCGTATTTGCGGATGGCAGAGAGGGTGGACGTCTGGCTGCACGGGAGATCATCAAGCGTGGAAGTCGCCGAATTACGGTTATGCAGGGGCCGGCACATATCAAACCTGCACAGGATCGTTTTGAAGGCGCAATCGAGAGCATACGTCAAGCTGGTCTGGATTACCGCGTAATCCAAACGACATCCTTTTCCTTTAACGATGTTGGCTTATGGGCGGATGAGCTTTTTAGCAAGTACGGCGATACAGACGGAGTCATTGCAAGTAATGACATCGCAGCTATGGCGGTACTGCACGAGGCATTGCGAATCGGTAAAAAAGTTCCGGAGGATATGCAAATTATCGGCTTCGACGATATCCCGATGAGCAGCCTGCTATCACCAGCATTGTCGACCATTCGCCAACCGGCCTATGAGATGGGAAGGGAAGCAGCCGGTTTGCTTATCAAACTGGTGGAACAAGCTCCAATCGAAAACAAACACATACAGCTCCCGGTCAGTTTCATTGAACGGGGCACAACAAGAAAGGTGAATTCAGATGGCTAA